In one window of Juglans regia cultivar Chandler chromosome 3, Walnut 2.0, whole genome shotgun sequence DNA:
- the LOC109019814 gene encoding berberine bridge enzyme-like 23, translated as MRKYFSGALAAPGARGVTRSILSLAHVKSGLHSLIFRSYLLSDEHPLWTAQAWAWSSTNSSQEGRRTIQASFSSLYLGGIDNLLSLMQESFPELGLTPLIRPFFKAKSDYVMESIAEVGFDGIWERFYEKEAETTLLIFTPYGQKMSEISESAIPFPHRAGNIYKIQYLVYWEDEGIAASEQHISWIRRLYSYMAAYVSKSPRAAYMNYRDLDIGKNNNKAKTSYRRESIWGAKYFKKNFNRLVHVKIMIDPTKFFRTKQSIPAFSSW; from the exons ATGCGCAAATACTTCTCTGGAGCGCTTGCGGCACCTGGTGCGCGTGGGGTCACGCGTTCAATCCTCTCCTTGGCACATGTCAAGAGTGGACTTCACTCTTTGATCTTCAGGAG TTACCTGCTGAGCGATGAGCATCCATTATGGACTGCTCAGGCATGGGCATGGTCTTCAACAAATTCTAGCCAAGAAGGGAGGAGGACAATACAAGCTTCATTTAGTTCCTTGTATCTTGGAGGGATAGATAATCTCCTTTCATTGATGCAAGAGAGCTTCCCTGAACTGGGTTTG ACTCCCCTAATAAGAccttttttcaaagcaaaatctGACTATGTGATGGAATCTATTGCCGAAGTTGGCTTCGATGGGATTTGGGAGAGATTTTATGAGAAAGAGGCAGAAACAACATTATTGATCTTCACTCCCTATGGGCAGAAAATGAGTGAAATTTCGGAGTCTGCAATTCCTTTCCCCCATAGAGCTGGTAATATCTATAAAATCCAATACTTGGTCTATTGGGAAGATGAAGGAATTGCAGCATCTGAGCAGCATATAAGTTGGATAAGGAGGCTGTACAGTTACATGGCTGCCTATGTTTCAAAATCTCCAAGAGCTGCATATATGAATTATAGGGACCTTGAcattggaaaaaataataacaaagcCAAGACAAGCTATAGACGAGAAAGTATATGGGGTGctaaatatttcaagaaaaacTTTAACAGGTTGGTTCATGTGAAGATTATGATCGATCCTACTAAATTCTTCAGGACTAAACAAAGCATTCCGGCCTTTTCATCTTGGTGA
- the LOC108986335 gene encoding berberine bridge enzyme-like 18: protein MKPISSSVLIPFVIAPLFSFLWATSAHTHEDFLQCLALHAGNSTSSISQVIYTPFNSSYSSVLKFSIRNPRFSTPATPKPLVIITPLHVSQIQATIKCSQKHGMQIRVRSGGHDFEGLSYVSYVPFVIIDLINLRSINVDVENGTAWVEAGATIGEVYYRIAEKSRNFGFPAGVCPTVGVGGHFSGGGYGTMLRKYGLAADNIVDAQMIDVKGRILDRESMGEDLFWAIRGGGGASFGVIVAWKIKLVHVPSTVTVFTVNRNLEQNATKLVHRWQYVADKLDEDLFIRVILSAANSSQEGGRTIQASFKSLYLGGMDNLLSLMQESFPELGLVREDCTEMSWIESTLYLAGFPSGESLDVLLSRTLLTRPTFFKVKSDYVMEPIPEVGLEGIWERFYHKEAEEAELLLIPYGGRMSEISESAIPFPHRVGNIYKIQHSVFWEEEGIAASERHVNWIRRLYSYMAAYVSKSPRAAYINYRDLDIGTNSKEGNTSYRRASTWGTKYFKSNFNRLVHVKTMVDPTNFFRNEQSIPALSSW, encoded by the coding sequence atgaagccCATTAGCTCTTCAGTGCTTATTCCATTTGTTATTGCTcctcttttctcatttttatgggCAACTTCGGCTCACACTCATGAAGACTTCCTTCAATGCCTGGCCCTTCATGCTGGAAACTCCACCTCCTCAATTTCTCAAGTCATTTACACCCCGTTCAATTCCTCATATTCATCTGTATTGAAATTCTCCATACGAAATCCTAGATTCTCAACACCTGCCACCCCGAAACCTCTAGTCATTATTACGCCATTGCATGTCTCCCAAATTCAAGCAACCATTAAGTGTTCCCAAAAACATGGCATGCAAATAAGAGTTAGAAGCGGTGGTCATGATTTTGAGGGCCTTTCTTATGTTTCTTATGTTCCATTTGTCATAATCGATCTGATAAATCTTCGTTCAATCAATGTTGATGTAGAAAATGGCACTGCATGGGTAGAAGCCGGTGCCACCATCGGTGAAGTATACTATAGGATTGCCGAGAAAAGTAGAAACTTTGGCTTTCCTGCGGGAGTTTGCCCGACTGTGGGTGTTGGTGGACACTTCAGTGGGGGAGGGTACGGCACCATGTTGCGCAAATATGGCCTTGCTGCAGATAATATTGTTGACGCCCAAATGATTGATGTTAAAGGCAGAATCCTTGACAGAGAATCCATGGGAGAAGATCTATTTTGGGCCATTCGAGGAGGTGGAGGGGCCAGCTTTGGAGTCATTGTTGCATGGAAAATCAAGCTGGTTCATGTTCCATCAACTGTGACTGTATTCACAGTTAATAGGAACTTGGAACAAAATGCAACCAAGCTTGTTCATCGGTGGCAATATGTTGCAGACAAGCTTGATGAAGACCTATTCATTCGCGTCATCTTAAGTGCTGCCAATTCTAGTCAAGAAGGGGGGAGAACAATACAAGCTTCATTTAAGTCCTTGTATCTCGGAGGGATGGATAATCTCCTTTCATTGATGCAAGAAAGCTTCCCTGAACTGGGTTTGGTAAGAGAAGATTGCACTGAAATGAGCTGGATTGAATCTACCCTCTACTTGGCCGGGTTTCCAAGTGGGGAATCCTTGGATGTACTGCTAAGCAGGACTCTTCTAACAAGaccaacttttttcaaagtaaaaTCTGACTACGTGATGGAACCTATTCCAGAAGTTGGCTTGGAAGGGATTTGGGAGAGATTTTACCACAAAGAGGCCGAGGAAGCAGAATTGCTCCTGATTCCGTATGGGGGAAGAATGAGTGAAATCTCGGAATCTGCAATTCCTTTCCCACATAGAGTTGGTAACATCTACAAAATCCAACACTCGGTGTtttgggaagaagaaggaatTGCGGCATCCGAGAGACATGTAAATTGGATCAGAAGGCTTTACAGTTACATGGCTGCCTATGTTTCTAAATCTCCAAGAGCTGCATACATCAATTACAGGGACCTTGACATAGGAACAAATAGTAAGGAAGGCAACACAAGCTATAGACGGGCAAGTACATGGGGTACTAAATATTTCAAGAGCAACTTTAATAGGTTGGTTCATGTGAAGACCATGGTCGATCCCACTAATTTCTTCAGGAATGAACAAAGCATCCCGGCTCTTTCATCCTGGTGA